One Desulfovibrio fairfieldensis genomic window carries:
- a CDS encoding small ribosomal subunit Rsm22 family protein, with protein sequence MPSRPLPPSPWPHAEPLFPPLDADARTALERLPEALHKVWPLNAAHRRSLPEDVAALSRLLTTERRDLRHPYWSSPAFVSAYLYYFLPWNLLRLARLLAALPLPDPRALAPAGGEALLLDAGSGPLSLPLALWLARPEWREAPVRVLALDSAARPPELGKALFAAWGACLGWKTWPVRTAQGPLENLARQAAPLLAGRAGAGPCRPWLITAANVLNELRPGRKTAGGRQAWDEDGEDPDGSDAGDRQSGPLAERLDGLLEAFAPLLFRREEACSGGTRAAPALLFVEPGTRLGGNTIMRLRALALEGGLAALAPCPHNAACPLLSGQGGRTWCHFTFDSRDAPDWLLRLSTEAGLPKSGLSLAPLLLGPDVENAHVAGQGTGLPARVLSAPFPVPGLAGRGRYACTAQGLALLEDAEALASGGLLPVRLNPDAPRDAKSRARIVRRQRPQPSAKP encoded by the coding sequence GTGCCAAGCCGCCCGCTGCCGCCGTCTCCATGGCCTCATGCCGAGCCGCTCTTCCCGCCTCTGGACGCGGACGCGCGCACGGCTCTGGAGCGCCTGCCCGAGGCCCTGCACAAGGTCTGGCCCCTGAACGCCGCGCATCGCCGCTCCCTGCCCGAGGATGTGGCCGCGCTGTCGCGCCTGCTGACCACGGAACGCCGGGATCTGCGGCATCCCTATTGGAGCTCCCCGGCTTTTGTCAGCGCCTATCTCTATTATTTCCTGCCCTGGAATCTGCTGCGCCTGGCCCGGCTGTTGGCGGCCCTGCCGTTGCCCGACCCGCGCGCTCTGGCCCCGGCGGGCGGCGAGGCCCTGCTGTTGGACGCGGGTTCCGGCCCCTTGAGCCTGCCCCTGGCCCTCTGGCTGGCCCGGCCGGAGTGGCGGGAGGCCCCGGTGCGGGTGCTGGCCCTGGACAGTGCCGCCCGGCCCCCGGAACTGGGCAAGGCCCTGTTCGCGGCCTGGGGCGCGTGCCTGGGCTGGAAAACCTGGCCCGTGCGCACGGCGCAGGGACCACTGGAAAACCTGGCCCGGCAGGCGGCCCCCCTGCTGGCGGGCCGTGCCGGGGCGGGGCCGTGCCGTCCCTGGCTGATCACGGCGGCCAATGTGCTCAATGAGCTGCGGCCGGGCCGCAAGACTGCGGGCGGACGGCAGGCCTGGGACGAGGACGGGGAGGACCCGGACGGTTCCGATGCCGGGGACCGGCAGTCCGGCCCGCTGGCCGAGCGCCTGGACGGCCTGCTGGAGGCCTTCGCGCCCCTGCTGTTCCGTCGTGAGGAAGCTTGTTCCGGCGGCACGCGGGCCGCCCCGGCCCTGCTCTTTGTGGAACCGGGCACGCGCCTGGGCGGCAATACCATCATGCGCCTGCGCGCCCTGGCCCTGGAAGGCGGGCTCGCGGCCCTGGCTCCCTGCCCGCACAACGCGGCCTGTCCCCTGCTGTCAGGGCAGGGCGGGCGGACCTGGTGCCACTTCACCTTTGACAGCCGGGATGCGCCGGACTGGCTGCTGCGTCTCTCCACCGAGGCCGGACTGCCCAAGAGCGGCCTGTCCCTGGCACCTCTGCTGCTCGGCCCGGACGTGGAGAACGCCCATGTCGCCGGACAAGGGACCGGCCTGCCCGCGAGGGTGCTTTCCGCGCCTTTCCCGGTGCCGGGCCTGGCGGGCAGGGGCCGCTATGCCTGCACGGCTCAGGGGCTGGCATTGCTGGAAGATGCCGAGGCCCTGGCCTCGGGCGGGTTGCTGCCCGTGCGGCTTAATCCGGACGCGCCGCGCGATGCCAAAAGCCGGGCGCGCATTGTCCGCAGGCAGCGCCCGCAGCCGTCCGCAAAGCCTTGA
- the fliM gene encoding flagellar motor switch protein FliM: protein MNKVLAQDEVDALLRGLSGGEIENEPEVPEDDSGIVAFDLANQDRIIRGRMPVLEIVNDRFARLCTNALSNAVRKRVELNPISIDMTKFGEFMRSLPVPTSINIFKMDPLRGNAIMVVDSRLVFALVENVFGGAGTQPKIEGREFTRIEQAVVDKIVKIALDNMEESWRPVHDVKLELVRSEINPQFAAIVPPSDVVVVITFEVELDTALGSMIICLPYATIEPIRSKLHASFQTERLEVDHAWVARLKERLLETPVELKVHYGNTTITGNQLLRMQVGDVLVLDTDVEDLLTCTVAGVGKYQGIAGTVKAMKAFQIIKENEPQYT from the coding sequence ATGAACAAAGTTCTGGCGCAAGACGAAGTGGATGCCCTGCTGCGCGGGCTTTCCGGCGGCGAGATTGAAAACGAACCGGAAGTGCCGGAAGACGATTCCGGCATTGTGGCCTTTGATCTCGCCAATCAGGACCGTATCATCCGCGGCCGCATGCCGGTGCTGGAAATCGTCAACGACCGTTTCGCCCGGCTCTGCACCAATGCCCTGTCCAACGCCGTGCGCAAACGCGTGGAGCTGAACCCCATTTCCATCGACATGACCAAGTTCGGGGAATTCATGCGCTCCCTGCCCGTGCCCACGTCCATCAACATCTTCAAGATGGACCCCTTGCGCGGCAACGCCATCATGGTGGTGGACTCGCGCCTGGTCTTCGCCCTGGTGGAAAACGTCTTCGGCGGCGCGGGCACCCAGCCCAAGATCGAAGGCCGCGAATTCACGCGCATCGAACAGGCCGTGGTGGACAAAATCGTCAAGATCGCCCTGGACAATATGGAGGAATCCTGGCGGCCCGTGCATGACGTCAAACTGGAACTGGTGCGCAGCGAAATCAACCCCCAGTTCGCGGCCATCGTGCCGCCCAGCGACGTGGTGGTGGTCATCACCTTTGAGGTGGAGCTGGATACGGCCTTGGGCTCCATGATCATCTGCCTGCCCTACGCCACCATTGAGCCCATCCGTTCCAAACTGCACGCCAGCTTCCAGACCGAACGCCTGGAAGTGGACCACGCCTGGGTGGCGCGCCTCAAGGAGCGGCTCTTGGAAACCCCGGTGGAACTCAAAGTGCATTACGGCAACACCACCATCACCGGCAATCAGCTCCTGCGCATGCAGGTGGGCGACGTGCTGGTGCTGGACACCGACGTGGAGGACCTGCTCACCTGCACTGTGGCCGGTGTGGGCAAATACCAGGGCATCGCGGGCACGGTCAAAGCCATGAAGGCCTTTCAGATCATCAAGGAAAACGAGCCGCAGTATACATAA
- a CDS encoding PilZ domain-containing protein, which yields MSRQVADTVAGIAKATEEQAASGGRMLESIKSISDKARDTTDNMQASDGHVRDLSALSGELKKIIDGMRGERRAEPRFQLRDPYNMHVSFSGRKIEAVLLDVSRSGARLCFNAPAGLEGGEILVLHAVADPFDAALAGREARVMWADGPQAGLAFAEPVEGDLEALTRAVGGNRA from the coding sequence GTGTCGCGGCAGGTGGCCGACACGGTGGCGGGCATCGCCAAAGCCACGGAAGAGCAGGCCGCCTCCGGCGGGCGCATGCTGGAGAGCATCAAGAGCATCAGCGACAAGGCCCGCGACACCACGGACAATATGCAGGCTTCCGACGGGCATGTGCGGGACTTGAGCGCGCTTTCCGGCGAACTGAAAAAGATCATCGACGGCATGCGCGGCGAGCGCCGCGCGGAGCCTCGTTTCCAGTTGCGCGATCCCTATAATATGCATGTTTCCTTCAGCGGACGGAAGATTGAGGCCGTGCTGCTGGATGTCAGCCGATCGGGCGCGCGCCTCTGTTTTAACGCTCCCGCCGGGCTGGAGGGCGGGGAGATCCTTGTCCTGCACGCTGTGGCCGACCCCTTTGACGCTGCCCTCGCCGGGCGGGAAGCCAGGGTCATGTGGGCGGACGGCCCGCAGGCGGGTCTGGCTTTTGCCGAGCCCGTGGAAGGCGATCTGGAGGCCCTGACCAGAGCCGTGGGCGGCAACAGGGCCTGA
- a CDS encoding ASKHA domain-containing protein: MKLRLSPVAEVASGGTAPQIPAPCVDIEAPAGESLSRALWLSGKLRPLPLCGGLGRCGRCRLRFPRDAPLPLPAEEAVFSARELEAGWRMACRRQVPAVPAIGPDSGPGSVLELELPPEDFAAEVDEVSPGNALGAKTGRELALAVDLGTTSVYWRALETDSGAAVALGHFLNPQAGAGADVMSRLAVAREPGGRARLAGLVRDALRRVVDGLHASGNTVVRICLAANTAMTDIFLDRDVEGLCAAPYHAAHAGHETAHLPGLPSVYIPPLPAPFVGGDVSAGLAALLAARTPRPFVLADLGTNGELALVTARGDLLLTSVPLGPALEGIGPECGQLAGPGVVTDFSLTPAGLAAHSPDGAPGSTSGPARGISATGYLSLLALLRQVGLLDASGLFADGRAGFSMPLARKLAAGLQKEHGRMRLHLPRGLWLAAADVEELLKVKAAFALALDALLRAARVPPRELAALCLAGALGEHVRADNLEQLGFVPSGLGSRIRAVGNVSLDGAALLALHPDKGAELARLCAGARLLPLVENPDFYHAYLRHMRFGV; encoded by the coding sequence ATGAAATTGCGCCTTTCTCCCGTTGCGGAGGTTGCCTCCGGCGGTACGGCCCCACAAATTCCCGCGCCGTGCGTGGACATTGAAGCTCCGGCCGGAGAAAGCCTTTCCCGAGCCCTCTGGCTTTCCGGGAAGCTGCGGCCCCTGCCGCTCTGCGGCGGGCTGGGCCGTTGCGGCCGCTGCCGCCTGCGTTTCCCGCGGGATGCGCCCTTGCCCCTGCCCGCCGAGGAGGCTGTTTTTTCAGCGCGGGAGCTGGAAGCGGGCTGGCGGATGGCCTGTCGCCGCCAGGTTCCCGCTGTGCCCGCTATCGGGCCTGATTCCGGGCCGGGCAGCGTGCTGGAGTTGGAACTGCCGCCGGAGGATTTTGCGGCGGAAGTCGACGAGGTTTCACCGGGGAACGCCCTGGGCGCGAAGACGGGGCGGGAACTGGCGCTGGCTGTGGATCTGGGTACCACTTCCGTGTACTGGCGGGCTCTGGAGACGGATTCCGGCGCGGCTGTTGCCCTGGGACACTTTCTCAATCCCCAGGCCGGGGCCGGAGCGGATGTCATGTCCCGCCTGGCCGTGGCCCGCGAGCCGGGAGGCCGCGCCCGTCTGGCCGGGCTGGTCCGCGACGCGTTGCGCCGCGTTGTGGACGGCCTGCACGCCTCGGGCAACACGGTGGTCCGCATCTGCCTGGCGGCCAATACAGCCATGACCGACATTTTTCTGGACCGCGATGTGGAAGGCCTCTGCGCCGCGCCCTATCACGCGGCCCACGCCGGGCACGAAACCGCGCATCTGCCGGGTCTGCCGTCTGTCTATATCCCGCCGCTGCCCGCGCCCTTTGTGGGCGGCGACGTGAGCGCGGGCCTGGCGGCACTGCTGGCGGCCCGAACGCCCCGGCCCTTTGTGCTGGCGGATCTGGGCACCAACGGCGAATTGGCCCTGGTCACGGCGCGGGGGGATCTTCTGCTGACCAGCGTGCCCCTGGGCCCGGCTCTGGAGGGCATCGGCCCGGAATGCGGGCAACTGGCCGGGCCCGGCGTGGTCACGGACTTCAGCCTGACTCCGGCGGGACTGGCGGCGCATTCGCCGGACGGCGCACCCGGCTCCACGTCTGGCCCCGCGCGCGGCATCAGCGCCACCGGCTATCTTTCGCTGCTCGCTCTGCTGCGGCAAGTGGGGCTGCTGGACGCCTCCGGCCTGTTTGCCGATGGGCGCGCGGGATTTTCCATGCCTCTGGCCCGTAAGCTGGCCGCCGGTTTGCAAAAAGAGCATGGCCGCATGCGCCTGCATCTGCCGCGCGGTCTCTGGTTGGCCGCCGCCGATGTGGAAGAGCTGCTCAAAGTCAAGGCCGCCTTTGCCCTGGCTCTGGACGCTCTGCTGCGGGCCGCCCGCGTGCCGCCGCGCGAGCTGGCCGCGTTGTGCCTGGCCGGTGCGCTGGGCGAGCATGTGCGGGCCGACAATCTGGAACAACTGGGTTTTGTGCCTTCCGGACTCGGCTCCCGCATCCGGGCCGTGGGCAATGTCTCTCTGGACGGCGCGGCCCTGTTGGCCCTGCATCCGGACAAAGGCGCGGAACTGGCCCGCCTCTGCGCCGGAGCCCGCCTGCTGCCCCTGGTGGAAAACCCGGATTTTTATCACGCCTATCTGCGCCATATGCGCTTTGGAGTCTGA
- a CDS encoding methyl-accepting chemotaxis protein has translation MRLSDISIKKKLVAIFLLGMLVVLAFMLLNIRELRLIGGEADILSRPRQDTMLLAAEVAHLQWASRVQTYLLDNGETTLDASLDGHKCAFGRWFYGSGKAGLERELPALEPLFQKLGTVHLALHDSAVRLKAAMERGDSAQARRLFEDVTMPLLKQVQEILTEARGEINTSFAGTVEKLRAKIHMTTMLDMGLGTLTVLGCCLALWLLIRGISAPLAKLKDHAGRVAQGEFSNVPIRQADEVGQLAEAFNIMVGHIKEKLGMSQGIMRGITLPFAAFDVDCRLTYVNRAMLACWGHSGSPEDYLGRNAGEFFYADPHRETLCDQVMGERHEILNYEVTRENFKGQAKRVAMDVSPLWDLDGTLIGCFTLHRDLTDIHAQQERIAALNERIYQSADEARDISGRQARAFEKLSGQLRTTGDMAEEQARASLAAADGIRAMVEIMSEVAAAAGRAAGDSKSAEEEAGSGVEVVRETIACIARVAEQTAAVAEGMEELGAHAAGIGHILELITDVADQTNLLALNAAIEAARAGEAGRGFAVVADEVRKLAEKTMQATTDVAAAVRAIRQGVDAGSTATERAVELTRQTT, from the coding sequence ATGCGTTTGAGCGACATTTCCATAAAAAAGAAACTGGTCGCCATTTTTCTGCTGGGCATGCTCGTTGTCCTGGCCTTCATGCTGCTCAATATTCGGGAATTGCGGCTGATCGGGGGCGAGGCCGACATCTTGAGCCGCCCCCGGCAGGACACCATGCTCCTGGCCGCTGAAGTGGCCCATTTGCAGTGGGCGTCCCGCGTGCAGACGTATCTGCTCGACAACGGCGAGACCACGTTGGACGCCTCGCTGGACGGGCATAAGTGCGCATTCGGCCGCTGGTTCTACGGTTCCGGCAAAGCGGGGCTGGAGCGGGAACTGCCCGCGCTGGAGCCGCTTTTTCAGAAGCTCGGGACCGTCCATCTGGCCCTGCATGATTCCGCCGTACGGCTCAAAGCCGCCATGGAACGCGGCGACAGCGCCCAGGCCCGCCGTCTGTTTGAAGACGTCACCATGCCGCTGCTCAAGCAGGTGCAGGAAATTCTTACCGAGGCCCGGGGCGAGATCAATACGTCCTTTGCCGGGACGGTGGAAAAACTGCGCGCCAAAATCCATATGACCACCATGCTGGATATGGGTCTCGGCACGCTCACCGTACTGGGCTGCTGCCTGGCGCTCTGGCTCCTGATTCGGGGCATTTCCGCGCCCCTGGCCAAGTTGAAGGATCACGCGGGCCGCGTGGCGCAGGGAGAGTTCAGCAACGTGCCCATCCGTCAGGCCGACGAAGTGGGGCAGCTGGCCGAAGCCTTCAATATCATGGTGGGGCATATCAAGGAAAAGCTGGGCATGTCCCAGGGCATCATGCGGGGCATCACCCTGCCGTTCGCCGCTTTTGACGTGGATTGCCGCCTGACTTACGTGAACCGGGCCATGCTGGCCTGCTGGGGGCATTCCGGCAGTCCGGAAGACTACCTCGGCAGAAACGCGGGCGAGTTTTTTTACGCTGATCCCCACCGGGAAACGCTCTGCGACCAAGTCATGGGAGAGCGGCATGAAATTTTGAATTACGAAGTCACGCGCGAGAATTTCAAAGGGCAGGCCAAGCGCGTGGCCATGGACGTTTCCCCGCTCTGGGATCTGGACGGCACGCTGATCGGCTGCTTCACCCTGCACCGGGATCTGACCGATATTCACGCCCAGCAGGAACGTATCGCGGCCCTGAACGAGCGTATCTACCAGTCCGCCGACGAGGCGCGGGATATTTCGGGCCGGCAGGCGCGGGCCTTTGAAAAACTCAGCGGACAGTTGCGCACCACCGGCGATATGGCTGAGGAACAGGCTCGGGCCTCTCTGGCCGCGGCTGACGGCATTCGCGCTATGGTCGAGATCATGAGCGAGGTGGCGGCCGCCGCCGGTCGGGCCGCTGGCGACAGCAAAAGCGCGGAGGAAGAGGCCGGCAGCGGCGTGGAGGTGGTGCGCGAAACCATCGCCTGCATCGCCAGGGTGGCTGAACAGACCGCCGCCGTGGCCGAAGGCATGGAGGAACTGGGCGCGCATGCCGCGGGCATCGGTCACATTCTTGAGCTGATCACCGACGTGGCCGATCAGACCAATCTGCTGGCGCTCAACGCGGCCATTGAGGCGGCGCGCGCGGGCGAGGCCGGGCGCGGTTTCGCGGTGGTGGCCGACGAGGTGCGCAAGCTGGCGGAAAAAACCATGCAGGCCACCACGGATGTGGCGGCGGCGGTGCGGGCCATCCGGCAGGGCGTGGACGCGGGCAGCACGGCTACGGAACGCGCCGTGGAACTGACCCGCCAGACCACGTAA
- a CDS encoding acyl-CoA dehydratase activase-related protein, whose product MQPPAIYHVGLDIGSTTVKTVVMDPAENILFSKYTRHYSEVRECAARLVREIAAFGGDTACRMSITGSGGISLADELGLPFIQEVLASNLAIRKKIPDADAIIELGGEDAKLTFLTGGLEQRMNETCAGGTGAFIDQMAAFIGTDAAGLDRLARNCATIYPIASRCGVFAKTDILPLLNEGCAREDIAASIMQAVVNQTIGGLARGRAIKGKVVFLGGPLFFLHSLRERFTAMLKDMTEAVFPDDGHFFVALGAAYHALNMAPREMSFQDCLTVLEKRSAPQTYGRLPPLFASEAERRAFTARHAGSRVTRRDLESAVGDAWLGFDCGSTTIKAALLDADGNLLYSFYDSNKGDPLTAALGVLKDIYARKHPDLVIRAAAATGYGSALLTAALRLDIDEVETVAHFTAAAFFEPRVSFILDIGGQDIKCMRIRNGVIDRINLNEACSAGCGSFIENFAESLNMPLADFVNEALYAGSPVDLGTRCTVFMNSKVKQAQKEGAKIGDIAAGLSYAVVRNACFKVMKIANVAELGEYLVAQGGAFANDALLRALELELGRPVKRPSISGLMGAFGAALIAERRGPMGAKTSLIGPEELKTFSVRTAATRCRRCTNACLLTITTFADKRRFISGNRCERGAETEPSRCPNLYAYKYKRLFEPYTPLAAREAWRGSIGIPRALNIFENYPLWFTLFTRLGFRVVLSSPSSKEIYYGGYDTIPSQTVCYPAKLSHGHVLDLVEQGLTTIFFPCLPHEQKSAGSDAGTFNCPVVIGYPELLARNISALEERGITFIHQFLPLDRKLLARRMRDIPFFSGIPLAELEEAVRAGFGEMDNFHREMREAGEAALAELTAEGKMGIVLAGHPYHTDPEVHHGVADLVASCGLAVLTEDSVAHLMPDPGPLRVVDQWAYHSRLYRAGAYAATVDNLAVLQLVSFGCGLDAITSDQLEEIVTLRGRLYAQIKIDEGANLGPARIRIRSLLAAMRERREKQACRAVMAGGPPPVFTRDMRETHTLLVPQMSPLHFQFAEAVFASEGYTAVQLSHVDRAAIELGLRHVNNDACFPAIVVVGQLLAAVKSGAYDPDKVALVISQTGGGCRATNYIGFLRKALLDAGLEHIPIVSFSTSIQADAPGIRLTGKMLRRMIMAGHYGDALLRMTHRVRPYERETGSAEALAALWAEKARKNIVSGNIPRFELNMLSMIREFDRLPLLTEERKPRVGLVGEILLKYHPDANNNAAGIVEEEGGEAVVTDLMDFVLYNFYDHVFNYKHLAGSKKDSRAALAGIAFLEFTRLGMRIGFRRSKRFSTPVRFHELRKKTKDLISLGHQTGEGWLLGAEMVRMLEAGVNNILCMQPFGCLPNHITGKGLLKELKRRYPEANIIALDYDPGTSEVNQINRIKLMMRSGQLR is encoded by the coding sequence ATGCAGCCTCCAGCAATATACCATGTCGGTCTCGATATCGGCTCCACCACCGTTAAAACGGTTGTCATGGACCCGGCGGAGAACATTCTTTTCAGCAAATACACGCGGCACTATTCCGAGGTCAGGGAATGCGCGGCGCGCCTTGTGCGCGAGATCGCGGCTTTCGGAGGCGATACGGCCTGCCGCATGAGCATCACCGGCTCCGGCGGCATTTCCCTGGCCGACGAGCTGGGGCTGCCCTTCATTCAGGAAGTGCTGGCCTCAAATCTGGCCATCAGAAAAAAAATTCCCGATGCCGACGCGATTATCGAGCTGGGCGGCGAGGACGCCAAGCTGACCTTTCTGACCGGCGGCCTTGAGCAGCGCATGAATGAAACCTGCGCCGGAGGCACGGGCGCGTTTATCGACCAGATGGCGGCCTTCATCGGCACGGACGCCGCCGGTCTGGACCGGCTGGCCCGGAACTGCGCGACCATCTATCCCATTGCCTCGCGCTGCGGGGTTTTCGCCAAAACCGACATTCTTCCCCTGCTCAACGAGGGCTGCGCGCGCGAGGACATTGCCGCCTCCATCATGCAGGCGGTGGTCAACCAGACCATCGGCGGCCTGGCGCGCGGCAGGGCCATCAAGGGTAAGGTCGTTTTTCTCGGCGGCCCGCTGTTTTTTTTGCACTCGTTGCGGGAGCGTTTCACGGCCATGCTCAAGGACATGACCGAGGCTGTTTTTCCGGATGACGGGCATTTTTTCGTGGCCCTCGGCGCGGCCTACCATGCGCTGAACATGGCCCCGCGGGAAATGTCTTTTCAGGACTGCCTGACCGTACTGGAAAAACGCAGCGCGCCGCAGACCTACGGCAGGCTGCCGCCCCTGTTCGCCTCCGAGGCGGAGCGAAGGGCCTTTACGGCGCGGCATGCCGGAAGCCGGGTGACGCGGCGGGATCTGGAAAGCGCCGTGGGCGACGCCTGGCTGGGTTTTGACTGCGGCTCCACCACCATCAAGGCCGCCTTGCTGGATGCCGACGGCAATCTGCTCTACTCCTTTTATGATTCCAACAAGGGCGACCCCCTGACCGCGGCTCTCGGCGTGCTCAAAGACATTTACGCCCGCAAGCATCCGGATCTCGTCATCAGAGCGGCGGCGGCCACGGGCTACGGCAGCGCCCTGCTGACGGCGGCGTTGCGCCTGGACATTGATGAAGTGGAGACCGTGGCGCATTTCACGGCGGCCGCCTTTTTCGAGCCGCGCGTCTCGTTCATTCTGGACATCGGCGGCCAGGACATCAAATGCATGCGCATCCGCAACGGCGTCATCGACAGGATCAATCTCAATGAAGCCTGCTCGGCCGGATGCGGTTCTTTTATCGAGAATTTCGCGGAGTCCCTGAACATGCCGCTGGCGGACTTTGTGAACGAGGCGCTGTATGCCGGGTCGCCCGTGGATCTGGGCACCCGCTGCACGGTGTTCATGAATTCCAAGGTCAAGCAGGCCCAGAAAGAAGGGGCGAAAATAGGCGACATTGCGGCCGGCCTTTCCTACGCCGTGGTGCGCAACGCCTGCTTCAAGGTGATGAAGATCGCCAATGTGGCCGAGTTGGGCGAATACCTGGTCGCCCAGGGCGGCGCTTTCGCCAACGACGCCCTGCTGCGGGCCCTGGAGCTGGAGCTGGGGCGTCCGGTCAAGCGCCCCTCCATTTCCGGGCTGATGGGGGCTTTCGGCGCGGCCCTGATCGCCGAAAGGCGCGGGCCGATGGGTGCAAAAACCAGCCTGATCGGCCCGGAAGAACTCAAGACGTTTTCCGTGCGCACGGCCGCGACCCGCTGCCGCCGCTGCACCAACGCCTGCCTTTTGACCATCACCACCTTTGCGGACAAGCGGCGCTTCATCTCCGGCAACCGCTGCGAGCGCGGCGCGGAAACGGAACCCTCGCGCTGTCCCAATCTCTATGCCTACAAGTACAAGCGCCTGTTCGAACCCTATACGCCACTGGCAGCGCGGGAGGCCTGGCGCGGCTCCATCGGCATTCCCCGCGCGCTGAACATTTTTGAAAACTATCCGCTCTGGTTCACCTTGTTTACCAGGCTGGGCTTTCGGGTGGTTCTCTCCTCTCCGTCGTCCAAGGAAATATATTACGGCGGTTATGACACGATTCCCTCGCAGACCGTCTGTTACCCGGCGAAACTCTCGCACGGCCATGTGCTGGACCTGGTGGAGCAAGGGCTCACCACCATTTTTTTTCCCTGCCTGCCGCACGAGCAGAAAAGCGCCGGATCCGATGCCGGCACCTTCAACTGTCCGGTGGTCATCGGCTATCCTGAGCTATTGGCGCGCAATATCAGCGCTCTTGAGGAGCGCGGCATAACTTTTATCCATCAGTTTCTGCCTCTGGACAGAAAGTTGCTTGCCAGGCGCATGCGCGACATTCCCTTCTTTTCGGGCATTCCCCTGGCCGAACTGGAAGAGGCCGTGCGCGCGGGCTTTGGGGAGATGGACAATTTCCACCGGGAAATGCGCGAGGCGGGCGAAGCCGCCCTGGCGGAGCTGACGGCCGAGGGCAAGATGGGAATCGTTCTGGCCGGGCATCCCTACCATACTGACCCGGAGGTGCACCACGGCGTGGCCGATCTGGTGGCCTCCTGCGGTCTGGCCGTGCTGACCGAGGATTCCGTGGCGCATCTGATGCCGGATCCCGGCCCGTTGCGGGTGGTGGACCAGTGGGCCTACCATTCGCGCCTGTACCGGGCCGGTGCCTATGCGGCCACGGTGGACAACCTGGCCGTGTTGCAGCTGGTGTCGTTCGGCTGCGGCCTGGACGCCATCACATCGGACCAGCTGGAAGAAATCGTCACCCTGCGGGGGCGTCTGTATGCCCAGATCAAGATCGACGAGGGCGCGAACCTCGGCCCGGCGCGCATTCGCATCCGCTCGCTGCTGGCGGCCATGCGCGAACGCCGGGAAAAGCAGGCCTGCCGCGCCGTGATGGCGGGCGGGCCGCCGCCGGTCTTTACCAGAGACATGCGCGAAACGCATACCTTGCTGGTGCCCCAGATGTCCCCCCTGCATTTCCAGTTCGCGGAAGCGGTGTTCGCCTCCGAAGGCTACACGGCCGTGCAGTTGTCCCATGTGGACAGGGCGGCCATTGAGCTGGGGCTGCGCCATGTGAACAATGACGCCTGCTTTCCGGCCATCGTGGTGGTGGGGCAGTTGCTGGCCGCAGTCAAAAGCGGCGCCTATGATCCGGACAAGGTGGCGCTGGTGATCTCGCAGACCGGCGGCGGCTGCCGGGCCACCAATTACATCGGTTTTCTGCGCAAAGCCCTGTTGGACGCCGGTCTGGAGCATATCCCCATTGTTTCCTTTTCCACCAGCATCCAGGCGGATGCCCCGGGCATCAGGCTGACAGGCAAGATGCTGCGCCGGATGATCATGGCCGGGCACTACGGCGACGCGCTGTTGCGCATGACCCATCGGGTGCGGCCCTACGAAAGGGAGACGGGAAGCGCGGAGGCCCTGGCCGCGCTCTGGGCGGAGAAAGCGAGGAAAAATATTGTCTCAGGAAACATTCCGCGTTTTGAGTTGAACATGCTTTCCATGATCCGGGAGTTTGACCGTCTGCCCCTGCTGACCGAGGAGCGCAAGCCGCGCGTGGGCCTGGTGGGCGAAATCCTGCTCAAGTACCATCCGGACGCCAACAACAATGCCGCCGGAATCGTGGAAGAGGAGGGCGGCGAGGCGGTGGTCACGGACCTTATGGATTTTGTCCTCTACAACTTCTATGACCACGTCTTCAATTACAAACACTTGGCGGGCTCCAAAAAGGATTCCCGCGCGGCCCTGGCCGGAATCGCCTTTCTGGAGTTCACCCGGCTGGGCATGCGCATCGGCTTTCGGCGCAGCAAGCGCTTCAGCACGCCGGTGCGTTTTCACGAACTGCGGAAAAAAACCAAGGATCTGATTTCCCTGGGGCACCAGACCGGCGAAGGCTGGCTGCTGGGCGCGGAAATGGTCCGGATGCTGGAGGCGGGGGTCAACAATATTCTCTGCATGCAGCCTTTCGGCTGCCTGCCCAACCACATTACGGGCAAAGGCCTGCTCAAGGAGCTGAAACGGCGCTATCCCGAGGCCAACATCATTGCCCTGGATTATGATCCGGGCACGAGCGAAGTGAATCAGATCAACCGGATCAAGTTGATGATGCGCTCCGGCCAGTTGAGGTGA